The following coding sequences are from one Mugil cephalus isolate CIBA_MC_2020 chromosome 9, CIBA_Mcephalus_1.1, whole genome shotgun sequence window:
- the LOC125013735 gene encoding olfactory receptor 2C3-like, whose translation MENNSQIVFVLHGLNDSASNRQLFFSLALVSYLVTVLVNVTLVVTVVFDRHLHEPIYVFLCNLCLNGICGASCFYPKLLHDLLADAHVISYAGCLLQIFISYSYVFCEFTSLTVMAYDRYLAICRPLQYGALMTKQKVVQLLLLTWTFSLLETLVGTAMTASLPLCGRHVRKLFCTNWEVVKLSCVDTTLNNIYGFVLMFSHMSQTVLILVSYGHLVRAAIRSHSHRRKFLQTCLPHLVTLLVFAASLVFDVMYSRYGAGTMQVLQNILAAEFLVVPPLVNPLIYGMKLQQIRSRILDKFGLRAETEK comes from the coding sequence ATGGAGAATAACTCTCAGATTGTTTTCGTGCTCCACGGTCTGAACGACTCGGCGTCGAACCGtcagctcttcttctctctggcGTTGGTCTCGTACCTCGTCACCGTCCTGGTCAACGTGACGCTGGTCGTCACCGTCGTCTTCGACCGCCACCTCCACGAGCCCATCTACGTCTTCCTGTGTAACCTGTGTCTGAACGGGATCTGCGGGGCGTCCTGTTTCTACCCCAAGCTGCTTCACGACCTCCTGGCCGACGCCCACGTCATCAGCTACGCCGGCTGCCTCCTGCAGATCTTCATCTCCTACTCCTACGTCTTCTGCGAGTTCACCAGCCTGACTGTCATGGCGTACGACCGCTACCTGGCCATCTGCCGCCCGCTGCAGTACGGGGCGCTGATGACCAAGCAGAAGGTGgttcagctgctgctcctgACCTGGACCTTCTCTCTGCTGGAGACCCTGGTGGGCACCGCCATGACCGCCAGCCTCCCGCTCTGCGGACGCCACGTCCGGAAGCTGTTCTGCACCAACTGGGAGGTGGTGAAGTTGTCGTGCGTTGACACGACGCTCAACAACATCTACGGCTTCGTGCTGATGTTCTCCCACATGTCGCAGACCGTCCTGATCCTGGTGTCCTACGGCCACCTGGTCCGCGCCGCCATCCGCTCGCACTCCCACCGCAGGAAGTTCCTGCAGACGTGTCTGCCGCACCTGGTGACGCTGCTGGTCTTCGCCGCCTCGCTGGTGTTTGACGTCATGTACTCGCGCTACGGCGCCGGCACCATGCAGGTGCTGCAGAACATCCTGGCTGCAGAGTTCCTGGTGGTGCCGCCCCTGGTCAACCCCCTCATCTACggcatgaagctgcagcagatcagGAGTCGCATCCTTGACAAGTTCGGCCTCAGAGCGGAGACGGAAAAGTGA